CCCGATAGCGCGGCGTACCCCCACCTCGGGAGCCCGCTTAAGGAACTTGGTCAGCATCAGGCCAAGAATGTTCACCAGACACACCAGCAGGAACAGCAGGCTGAGACCGATGAGGATTTTGTTATCTTCGGGCACCACCTTATGAAACTCCAGCAGGTCAGCCACGTTCATGGTTCTGGCCCAGGAGTCACGGCTCTTGTCGGTAAAACGCCCCAGTTGTTGCTGACTGTCCACATGGGCATTCAGATAGTCCTGGAAGGCCTTTCTCTGCTCGGGCGAGTCCAGCTCGGCCCAAAACAGCAACCAGGCTTTTTCCGATGCCATCCTGTCCTCATAGGTCCGCATGGGTTCAAACTTCCAGCCATTGGTGTTGCCCCATACCTCGAACTCCTCCATCGGCGTCAGGGAGAAAGGTACAAACAGCAACTCAGCATCCTGCATGCTGCCGGTGGTGAGGTCATAGTATCTGGGTTTGGGTGACCAGCTATCGGTAACGCCAACAATACGGTAGGGCTTGGCATTCAGATACAGGGTTTCACCCACGCTGTTGCGACCGTCAAAGAGCTTGTCGTTTAGCTCCTTGCCAATCACCACCAGGTACTCGGGCATCTCATCCACCGCCTTATCCCACACGCTGCCGTATAAAAAGGGCACAGAGAACATGGCGAAGAAGTCACTGTCAGTCACCCGGACGGACTGCATTTCGGCCTCTATATCCGGATTGTCCGTAGTAACCGCCTTGCCGGTACGGAACATGGCCGCCTGGCGCGCGGGCACAGTGCCGCGTCTCAGGCTCATCGCATCCTGGTAGGTGAGAATGGGGCTGTAGTCCCGCCAGGTATCCTGTCCCTGGGTCCAGAGTTGAACACCCAGCAGCTTATCGCTTCGCTCACCGGCAGGATTGGCACTCATCACCTGATGGACGTTGAGGGTCATGATGGTGATGCCGATACCAAAGGAGATGGCACATACCATCAAGAGCGACATCATGGGCGTCTTGCGAATCGAGCGCCAGGCGAGATCCAAATAGTGACTGAACATGGTTCCCCCCTTAACCGTTAACCACGGCGCGGCTGCTGAGGAAATCACACACCTGACCATCCACAATCTGGATATTGCGGGCGGCGCGGCGGGCCAGCTCGCCATCGTGGGTCACCATGATGATGGTGGTGCCCTGGCGGTTAATATCTTCCAAAAGCTCCATCACCTGACGGGCCATGAGGGAGTCAAGATTCCCCGTGGGCTCATCCGCCAGCAAAAAGCGGGGCTCACCAGCCAGAGCGCGGGCAATGGCCACCCGCTGCTGCTGACCACCTGATAGCTGCGATGGCAGATGCTTTTGTCTGGCAGCCAGTCCCACCTGGGACAGGGCCTGCTCCACCCGGCGCTTGCGCTCGCTGCTGCCAAAGCCACGGTAACGCAGGGGCAGCTCCACGTTTTCAGCCAGATTCAAATCCGGAATCAGGTTAAAACCTTGAAAAATGAAGCCAATTTTCTGATTTCGAACCCTGGCAGCCGCACTGTCGCTGAGGTTGGCCACGTTCTCGCCATCGAGCCAGTATTCGCCACCGGATGCATTCTCCAGCAAGCCGGCAATATTCAAAAAGGTGGTTTTCCCTGAGCCTGAAGGTCCTGTCACGGCCACAAACTCCCCTTCGGCCACCTCCAGGTTAAAGTCCCGCAGCGCATGGGTCTCCACCAGGTCAGTACGGAACAATTTATTGATATTCTTCATGGTTAACATGGTTCGCTTCCTTACTCGTTAATCTGTTTTGCTTGGATTGCCGCATCAGCGCAGCAACATCAGTCCCAATGCCGGGTTGGTGGCGAGCCACTGCGAGGCCATGGCAAGGGCCAACATCAACAGTGCAATCATCCAACCCAGGCGTCTTTGTTTCATTTCAGATGGCTCAATAGAGGCTGACATGCTCGGCCTGCTTCATCTTGTCGCTGCCGGAGATAATCCACTCATCACCGGCCTGGCCGCCTTCAAGCACCTGCACGTGGCTGACACTGCGGGCGCCAAGCTTGATGGGGGTGCGGCTGGCGATATCGCCTTCGATACGGTAGACATGATTACCGCCATCACTGACAAAGCTGCCACGGCGCACCATGAGTACATTTTCTAAGTTTTCCAGAAGGATACGGGCACTGAGCCGCTGGTTTTGTCTGAGTTTCAGCCCATCAGCGTTATCAAAACGCACCCGGGTGAGGACTTCGCCACGGCTCACTTCCGGTGAGATGGAGGCCAGGGTACCCGTGGTTTTAAGGCCGCCCAGGTCCAGCTCTACCGCCATGCCAAGCCCCAGTTCGTCGGCGTAGGATTCAGACACGGCCAATTCGGCTTCGAAGGCACTCAAGTCGACCACGGTCAGGATTGCCTGGCCGCGGCTTAGACGGGCTTTTTGTTCGGTAAGCCAGTTGCCGATAATGCCATCCACAGGGGCGACAACTTCAAGAGCCGCCACCTGACGGCGCAGGTCATCCACCACCAGCTGTTGCCGTTTAAGCTCCAGCGCCTTGTTTTTAAGCTCGAACGCCTGGGTGTCGGCCATCAGCGCCACTTCCTGCTCGGCATGGTCAAACCGCAGCTGCGCTTTTTTGTAGTCGTCTTTTACCTTTTCAAAGTCGATGCGGCTGATGAGTTCCTTGGCAATGAGCAAGTCGCCACGGCGGCTCTCACGCTCGGCGGCGTCGAGTTCTACCCTGGCGGTATCCAGCACCTGACGGGCACTGAGCTGCTCGCGGCGGGCGCTTAAGGTGGCGCGCTCTACTTCGCCTTCCAGCCCCGCCAGACGGGCCTGTTCCTGGGCCAGCGCATTGGTGAGCAAGGGGCTGTCGATGGTCGCCAGAATCTGGCCTCTGGATACTGTGTCACCGGGTTTGGCCAACAGGGTGACCATACCTTCGGCACTGGCATACATGACGGGCGCATTGGCAGCGACGATTTTGCCGTTGGAGACGATGTCACGCACCAGGGTGCCGCGGGTGATGGTAGCGGTCACCATCTCACTGCGCTTGACGGAATGCCCGGCAGAGATGCCGCTGTTACCCATGGCCCAGGCGGCCGCGATGGCAAACAGCGCCACACTGCCTGCAATCCACCCGATACGACGATACTTGTTTGGGGCCATAATTCTGTCTTGTCCGCTGGTATCCCTGATCATGCCTTGTCCTTCGCCGGTGTGTCCGGTCTTGGCTGATGAAACATATGATGCAGGGAGTAAAACAAATAGCGTGCCAAAACTCATTTTGGTTATCTTTCAATTAGATACGCGCAATTTATTTTACAACGAGTGTCCGCGGACAATGTAAAGTGTCCGCTTTAAAGGGTGAGTGTCCGCGCCCCTTAACGCCCTGTCCGGCCAGAAAACACAGAGCCCGTACAAACTTAATTATCCGGGCTCAATGGCTGCAAAGAGGCAAAAATATTGGCGGGGACGCCCGAATCAGAACGCCTGGGCAAACAACGTAAAGCAGCTGATCATACTCACAAACCACAGGCCGGATCGCAGCTTGTCCTGGTCATACAGGTACGCTAGGTGATAGCCCACCCGGGCAATCACATGCACCACAGCGGCCACTTCTGCGGTGCCATTGACCTTATCTGTAGCTATCACCACCAACGCCGCCAGGCCGAAAATCAACAAAGATTCGAAGGCATTTTGATGGCCTGCCAGGGCTCTGGCGCCAAATCCCTCGAGCCTGGCCTGCTGGCTGCGGGGATGGTGGTTATCGTAGCCACCCATTTTAGCCATGGCCACAGCGACAGGCCCCTTGGCCAGATAAGGCAGTAACATGGAAATCAATAAACACACGAGCAAGGTTGTCATGTAAGCTCCCGCTTAAAGGATGAAGAAGGTTTCATTTGTCATCGATAATTTAGCCAGCTAAAAACAAAGGCTTCAAGGGAATATTCAGGAGGCGGACCATGCATGCCATCTTTGTCCATGGATTGGGTCGTACCCCACTGTCCGGGTTCCCGATGCTCGCCACCTTACGGCGGGCAGGTATTCGCTGCCAGACCCTCGGCTATCTGGCCGCTGCGGAGCCTGTGGATGCAATTGTAAGGCGCCTTGGCAAACAAATTGCCCGACTGCCTGCCGATGAACCCTACATACTCATAGGTCATTCACTGGGCGGGGTTATCATCCGCACTCTGTTGAGTGCTTCACCCCCACAGCCCCAGCTGCCGTCTCACGTCTTTTTGCTCGGCTCACCGGTGCAACCGGCAAGGCTGGCCATAAAGCTTAAAACCAACGCCCTGTTTCGATTATTCAGTGGTGACGCAGGACAACTGCTTGGCAGTGGGCCGCGCATGGCGGCCATTGGCGAGCCCACCTCAGCGGGCGTCCCCTGCACTGTCATCAAAGGCACAGGGGGGATGCCCACCGGCGCCAAGGGCGCCAAACTGCCGCCCTTCTACGGCGAAGAAAACGATGGCGTGGTGTCTGTTTCCGAGGTTACGGCGCCCTGGCAGCGCAATAATCCCCTGTGTGAGCTGGTTTCACTGCCATTGCCCCACACGCTGCTGCCATCCAGCCCTGCCATGGGAAGGCTCATCATTGCGCGGCTGCGAAGCTCAGGCTTGATAACTTAGCGTTCATCACCATCAGGATTCAGTACTGCTGTACCTGGGTAATAACGATGGGCGGCACAAACAAAAATGCCACCTAAGCTATTGACCTTGCTCCGGTGGCACTCTGGTGGTTCAAATGCTAAGAAAGGACTATCTTTTCGCAGGCGGCTTTGGCCTCAGCTACGTTCTTCGCCTCTTTACCTTCCCGCTCCATTTTAAACTCAAAATAAAGGTCCTGAACGGCCGGCATCTTTTCAGTATTGTGCGCTGCAGGTGCCCAATCCCATTTACCGATAACATTCACCATGCTGCCAACGAACATGTCTTCAGGATAGGAGTTTTTTATCTGATAACCATCAACTTTGCCTTCGGCATTGATGGATACCACCATCTGAACACAGCCATTTTTGCTTAAACGCACGGCTTCCCTTGGATAGCTTGGCGTCACCATTTTCTTGGCTTTCCAATAAGAACCCCGCTCATCCCTTTCCGCTGTGAGGTCCTTATATCCCGGCTTATAGGGATTGGTATCCAATGTTTGACAGCCAGCCAGTACCAAGAGTCCAACGCCAATCAAATAGCTTTTGCGCATATGCCAACTTCCTTGTTTTGAGAAAATTAAAAACTGCTTCAAACTTAACAGCTTGGGCACAAAAACACAACAATTGGTCAAACTTGTTACCGAGTAAAATCATCACCCTCGTCAGGACGACATATCAAATGAACCAGAGCATGGAGAATACCCCCTGCAAGTGGGACTCACCTGCCCTACTGACGCGCCTTATCCAACGCCTGACAGAGCACCTCCACACCATCAATTGCCCTTGGGCCGGCGCGGTGCAGCAGGTCGGCATCAA
The window above is part of the Shewanella litorisediminis genome. Proteins encoded here:
- a CDS encoding ABC transporter permease, producing the protein MFSHYLDLAWRSIRKTPMMSLLMVCAISFGIGITIMTLNVHQVMSANPAGERSDKLLGVQLWTQGQDTWRDYSPILTYQDAMSLRRGTVPARQAAMFRTGKAVTTDNPDIEAEMQSVRVTDSDFFAMFSVPFLYGSVWDKAVDEMPEYLVVIGKELNDKLFDGRNSVGETLYLNAKPYRIVGVTDSWSPKPRYYDLTTGSMQDAELLFVPFSLTPMEEFEVWGNTNGWKFEPMRTYEDRMASEKAWLLFWAELDSPEQRKAFQDYLNAHVDSQQQLGRFTDKSRDSWARTMNVADLLEFHKVVPEDNKILIGLSLLFLLVCLVNILGLMLTKFLKRAPEVGVRRAIGASKRQIFAQHLVEVGCIGAIGGALGLLWAWAALQYLANKFFLQEAMTHLDPSIWVIAPTIAIVSAMLAGMYPAWVICKTKPSVYLKSQ
- a CDS encoding ABC transporter ATP-binding protein produces the protein MLTMKNINKLFRTDLVETHALRDFNLEVAEGEFVAVTGPSGSGKTTFLNIAGLLENASGGEYWLDGENVANLSDSAAARVRNQKIGFIFQGFNLIPDLNLAENVELPLRYRGFGSSERKRRVEQALSQVGLAARQKHLPSQLSGGQQQRVAIARALAGEPRFLLADEPTGNLDSLMARQVMELLEDINRQGTTIIMVTHDGELARRAARNIQIVDGQVCDFLSSRAVVNG
- a CDS encoding efflux RND transporter periplasmic adaptor subunit, encoding MIRDTSGQDRIMAPNKYRRIGWIAGSVALFAIAAAWAMGNSGISAGHSVKRSEMVTATITRGTLVRDIVSNGKIVAANAPVMYASAEGMVTLLAKPGDTVSRGQILATIDSPLLTNALAQEQARLAGLEGEVERATLSARREQLSARQVLDTARVELDAAERESRRGDLLIAKELISRIDFEKVKDDYKKAQLRFDHAEQEVALMADTQAFELKNKALELKRQQLVVDDLRRQVAALEVVAPVDGIIGNWLTEQKARLSRGQAILTVVDLSAFEAELAVSESYADELGLGMAVELDLGGLKTTGTLASISPEVSRGEVLTRVRFDNADGLKLRQNQRLSARILLENLENVLMVRRGSFVSDGGNHVYRIEGDIASRTPIKLGARSVSHVQVLEGGQAGDEWIISGSDKMKQAEHVSLY
- a CDS encoding MAPEG family protein, with the protein product MTTLLVCLLISMLLPYLAKGPVAVAMAKMGGYDNHHPRSQQARLEGFGARALAGHQNAFESLLIFGLAALVVIATDKVNGTAEVAAVVHVIARVGYHLAYLYDQDKLRSGLWFVSMISCFTLFAQAF
- a CDS encoding esterase/lipase family protein, producing MHAIFVHGLGRTPLSGFPMLATLRRAGIRCQTLGYLAAAEPVDAIVRRLGKQIARLPADEPYILIGHSLGGVIIRTLLSASPPQPQLPSHVFLLGSPVQPARLAIKLKTNALFRLFSGDAGQLLGSGPRMAAIGEPTSAGVPCTVIKGTGGMPTGAKGAKLPPFYGEENDGVVSVSEVTAPWQRNNPLCELVSLPLPHTLLPSSPAMGRLIIARLRSSGLIT
- a CDS encoding energy transducer TonB, with the protein product MKQFLIFSKQGSWHMRKSYLIGVGLLVLAGCQTLDTNPYKPGYKDLTAERDERGSYWKAKKMVTPSYPREAVRLSKNGCVQMVVSINAEGKVDGYQIKNSYPEDMFVGSMVNVIGKWDWAPAAHNTEKMPAVQDLYFEFKMEREGKEAKNVAEAKAACEKIVLS